A genomic segment from Orrella daihaiensis encodes:
- a CDS encoding glycosyltransferase family 2 protein, which yields MSFVIPLYNHLAESKKMLSSLQASLPDSLSYEIILADDASTDGTGAWLDSLNDPRVKVLKHETNLGFAANNNAAVRLADGAVLGLLNSDLIFSGGWFEQMLAVLESASLNSGLVGNVQRRVSDGSIDHVGVTISPEAQFSHSHEIPDLHTHHRKVVGVTGACVLTRKADFEAVGGFDETFLNGAEDIDLCYKLRAMGKSINVATQSVVQHHVSLSRKRNTDQDIRNSRHLFSKWGKEIRRDLADVWRRLLAENARGYRKYIAGDFSSELLESPNLLANLIAKMMIDREQAEWARRLQDSSDASPQPVAVTWRGLSYDTNLKQYVLEGEAEFFVRVDYASNFYICGAAVDVTAPNAQIEITVNGMQVLTVTFDRLKEVNAGIVGPLMLPSIQNVFRVRTTKPLILTHIVISDQRVDL from the coding sequence GTGAGCTTTGTCATACCGCTCTACAACCATTTGGCAGAGAGTAAGAAGATGCTGTCCTCGCTGCAGGCATCACTGCCCGACAGCTTGAGCTATGAAATCATTCTGGCTGATGATGCCTCAACGGATGGAACCGGGGCCTGGCTCGATTCGCTCAATGATCCCAGGGTCAAAGTTCTTAAGCACGAGACAAATCTTGGTTTTGCGGCAAACAACAACGCAGCGGTTCGACTAGCCGACGGTGCAGTGCTGGGGCTTTTGAATAGCGACCTCATATTTTCAGGCGGGTGGTTTGAACAGATGCTCGCGGTCCTCGAATCAGCCTCACTGAATAGTGGTCTAGTCGGTAATGTTCAGCGCAGGGTATCGGACGGTAGCATTGATCATGTCGGCGTGACAATATCTCCTGAGGCTCAGTTTAGTCACTCACACGAAATTCCTGATTTGCATACCCATCATCGCAAGGTTGTGGGAGTCACCGGTGCCTGCGTGCTCACTCGCAAGGCAGATTTTGAAGCTGTCGGTGGATTTGACGAAACATTTTTGAATGGCGCAGAGGATATCGACCTTTGCTACAAGCTACGCGCCATGGGCAAGTCTATCAATGTTGCTACACAAAGCGTCGTGCAGCATCACGTAAGCCTGTCCAGAAAACGTAATACCGATCAAGACATCAGAAACAGTCGGCATCTGTTTTCTAAATGGGGCAAGGAGATTAGGCGAGATCTGGCTGATGTTTGGCGGCGCCTGCTCGCCGAGAACGCCCGAGGATACCGAAAGTACATCGCTGGTGATTTTTCCAGTGAGTTATTGGAATCCCCCAATCTCTTGGCCAACCTGATTGCAAAAATGATGATCGATCGTGAGCAAGCTGAATGGGCAAGGCGCCTGCAAGACTCGTCTGATGCATCTCCCCAACCCGTCGCGGTGACTTGGCGTGGTTTGTCGTATGACACCAATCTGAAGCAGTACGTTTTGGAAGGGGAAGCCGAATTTTTTGTTCGGGTTGATTACGCGAGCAACTTTTATATCTGTGGTGCTGCCGTAGACGTTACGGCACCTAACGCGCAAATTGAGATTACCGTCAACGGCATGCAGGTCTTGACCGTTACGTTTGATCGGCTCAAGGAGGTCAACGCAGGGATCGTAGGCCCACTTATGTTGCCAAGCATTCAAAACGTCTTCCGTGTGCGAACAACAAAGCCCTTGATCCTCACGCACATCGTCATCAGCGACCAAAGAGTGGATCTGTAG